TATATGCCGAACGAAGCAGCATTAATCTTACTGACGGAGCAGATGTAGTGTTACACGGGCTGTTAGCTCGGATTTTGTTTACAACTGAACAAGAGAAGACCGTGTCAGGCCGTGGTTTGATGGGCTCCAGTACCAGGTGTCCTGTGAAGTACTTTAGCCGCTCCAGGTATTGTTTGTACCGGTTACGATTGAATCCATGGACGTTCCCGGTCTCGATTGACGGTCGCACATGGCCGGTAGTGAAAATCCACAACGGGCGTCCCGCTCGTCAGGAGGCAGCACGGGGTGTAACCAAAGATTGCACATACTATTTGTAATCAATGGTGGAGAGTGTCATTCTTATTCACCCTGATAATGAGGATACGGCTACTTTCGGGTCCCAAGGCTTCCCAGGTGATCGGAGTCGCGTGTCGCATTTTGTGTTGCTCGGTTGGCTCACTCCGCCAATAGATACTGACACGATGCCGATCAAAAACGACTTGGATGTGGAGACTATTAGATAATGTTCTTATACTTCGCCTCAATGGCTTCTTCAGCTTGACGTAGCCACTGCGGTTTCGATGGCCTTTGTTGCTTTGTTTCTGATTTGACGCTTGCTTGTCGTGACAGCCCCGTCTCACCTAAGTGAGAGTGTATACACTCAGTATGAAGGCATGTTATTGGTGGAGGGTTTCTTGGGAGGCCCCTGTCTCCCGGTGACCTCAACAACAACCAGTGCATGCCCAGATTGTTTCcgcaagacgaggaaagcgtcggACCACGATGGCTCACTACATCGATTAACGAACGCCATGTCGGCGGAAGAGGCTGGCTTTCTCTTGGCCTCCTTACAACTCTTGATGTCATTCTGGGATGtttgaagaggaagacaaatAGACCGGCGACATTAGGTACAGAAAAGTTGAGGGAGAAATATTTTCTGCCGCTGCCAGCAATTTCGTTGTCTCCGCTATTCACGCGGCCGACTGCTGACTGACCGTCGGGAATGTGCGCGAGCATTCACTTCTTACTCTGGGTACCGACAAGCTGATTTCAACTTTTATTCCCTCTTTGAGTGATGCGTTCTTCTTTGGGTCACCTATGTGTCACATGATCGTCGTACATTCAGAAAGTTCCAAGAAGCCCTTTTCCCATCTTTTTGTATGCCCTTCCCCACTTTCCCTAGAGTCAACGTTATACCGCCTAGACTGCGTGAGACCCTCGCTGATAAAATCGGGGGAGCTACTTTTCGTCAGCGGCCCAGCCTCAACACTTTTTGGGCGTTGTCCCGAGGGTGTCTATTAAGGAACGTAAATAAATAAAGATTTTTGGATGGCAgattgtgtctctcttcacatTACTggatttctgtttctcttctctgcacctGTGCTCCAAGGATCGTGAGTGTCGTGACCCCCGAGACAGATCCACAGTTCCCTCTTCTGGACGGCGAACCAGACATGCGTATACGTCTGTTTTGCACATCTTTCCCTTCGCatccgtttttttcgtttctcgctgtcgtcCTTCTTTTCGATACATATTGAACCAACACTCCCGCGGGAAGGGACTTAGAAAACGTCGAATTCACGTATTGCGGATTTCCACCAAAGGGAATCAAGACTTTCTGTCTGGCCCGATGCTCCAGAGCTGCCGCTTTCCAGCAGCCAAGCCAATAGCCGAAAGTTACACCCGTTATGGAATGGATCTTTCCCCTTCTATAGTCTAAGACAACTCCGGTACCACCCTCGTGTGTGCATTTTCGTGAGGGACGCAGGGGTTCAAATGCGCTCCGTAGCGTCGCCGTCATCAATGGGTGGATGGCATTCTTATGTGAAGGTGGCCACGTCCTTCACGGCTGTACGATGCCTCCTTCCGTTGCTGGTAGCTCCTTGGCTACTGGCCTTGAATGCAACGGTGCTCTTCCCTGATTCCGGATGTCTAAGCATATGGGGCTTGGGCCATGCTCCGTTTTTTTTGTGTGCATCGAATTGCACAGGCTTTCACAGGCCTCGACCCCAAGGAGGGAACAAAAAGTAAACTTTCAGCGTTTAGTGACTTCTTCCATCGGTACTTCCCGCCCCGTTGGGCATATTGGACATCGTCAGATTCCACCACCATTGTGTGACTTTTTTTTTCTACGCGCCAAGGGGTTCAAGCTAGACGCTATGTGCGGGgcactttcctctctttccactCGCCGATCACAACGagatttgcatgcgtttccgaGACAAGAACCCTTCATTTGCTCGACTGTGTGGCATGTGTAACTGCCTCATGCTAACTGAATAAGTGTTGCAGTGTTCCTTATCACGATGACTGCGTCCGCTTTTCTACCCGTTCTTCAGCGCCCTTGTGTCACTCTTGTGCAGCAGCCTCCTCATACGTCTTCTAGCtctttcgtgtcttcttctaTGGATGGGTCACCCGCTCGTGCGCCCATTGCAAACAGTGCTTCTCACCCGCTGTCGCATTCTGGGTCCATCGAGGATTCTTCAGTCACGGGGGACTTGCCGCAAGGTTCCGCTCGtcagtcgagagagagcgatgCGGATGGCCCTGGAAGTGGCCTCCCGCACTCGAGAAGGTCTCTGTCTGATCAGTCTTTTTGTCCGCGTCGTATCTTCGCTCCCGCTGTCACTGAACCTGCACACACTTCGTCTGGAGACCCTCGCTGCGCGAGTGACTCGAGGGACTCGCATCTTCCGCAACACGTTCTGCCCGGGTTAGCAGATCCGTCCTCAATCCGGATTTTTTCTGGCCCTAGAGGCAGTGAAGATCCAAGTTTAGCGACAGCGGCACACGCATGTACGGAGAATTCCCCTGCTCCGGACCCTTGCAGCGCTGTACACATGCCTGCGTCACAGGAAGCGGAGTCTTGTTCCACGCCAGCCTCTGCGGGTTGCTTGACACCTCCGATTTCGGTGGAAGGCCCATCTCCAGGAGATATGGCGGATGTAGACACCGACAGTAGCGGCTTTCGAGTAGCTGCAGCTGCGACATCTGGGGCGatacgcgcatgcagtgatGCGGATAGCGGATGCGCTGCAATCAAAGTTGCGCCTTGGGGATCTAGCAGCGAGGCGACAGAGTGTTCGGGGATTTCGGGTGCTCCAGGAAACAGTAAGTCACTGGACTCCAGAGAATGCAGCCAAGAAGGGGGAACGGGGGGTCGAACCGGCGACGGGCCGACAGGCAAAGGCGCAGGAGCAAACCGAGTTTACGCGAGAGATCACGGGAAGAAGGATGCAGCATCTTCGCAGGCAGGTGGCACGGCACCGGCGACTTCAGCCTCCCCGCCCGGGGGGTCAGCTCCCGTATCGGGGCGCGAGCCTTCGGGTGGAGCAGAGTTGCTGCGGTGTGATTTGATGTGGATTGCCTCCGGGAACAGAGGAGGACTCATCACACCTGTGGAGGGCTGTGAGCTTCACCCGATTGTGATTATTCGCGACCGACAAGGCAGGGTGTTTGATGATGACgaggaaagtgaagagaatCCGATCGGGAAGTCGTCCCAAATTTTCTTTCGCTGGATGCGAGGTCCCCCTCGGGCTGTTTGTACATTCCACCCGCAGCGCACAGCTTGCCTGCAGTGCGTTGTGACACTCCGTTGTTTCTGCTGCTATGACTGCTTCCGGAAGGGGTACAAGCAGCTGCACAAATTCTATCGGACGCGAGGTCTGTCCTCAATCCTCCCCCACCCCAATTCCCACACCTACGGTGTTCCGTGCCTCCCGTTTGACTGGAATGACTTCGACTCGAATCGCCAGTTCGACACGCAGCATCTGGCCCTTCTGAAGCAAGCGGGACTCGTCACGGCAGACGGTGAGGAGGAGAGCTGGCAGCCGGTCTCCACCAGTCGCAACTACACACCATCGAAGGCTGACGTTGGCCATCAATTACGACTTGAAACGCTGGTTGTTGATCGGGAAACCCTGGTCCAGCTCATTGAAAGCAGTCGATCACAGAGCACCCGGCGAAAAagccgcgagagaagggaatTCGCCGGCGCCGCGGATAAAGACGAAGGCAAGGATGGTGTTACGGTAGCGAAAGACCAGGCTGGTTTTGATTCCAcggagcgacagagaggcgcccCATCCAGCTTTCCAGACAGCGATCAGCCGACTCAAGGCAGGAACCACAGTCCAGACGCTGACGGAACTGACGGAGCATCACAACACGAAAGTGCCAGGCGGCCGTCAACTGGGTCTGTTTCCGGTGACGGTCCTCCATCGAGACGAGCATGGACAGAGGAAAAGTCGGTAGCTGCTTGTGATCAACCAACTTCACTTCTCAAGAATACAGAGGCGTCCACTGCAGAGTCTTCTGCCGGCCACGAAGCAACAACCAGCAACGCCAGCGCCCGTACGAACAGCAGTGGAGCTGCGGCCTCGGTGAACGGAGGCGCCAGTCAGGATGCAAACAGGTTCCCACCCCAAGAAGCATGTTGCATTGTCCTGGGAGATCAGGAATCCGTGGATAtggcagaagcagctgcggTCGCGTGGGCAGCTGCCTCACTTCAAGACTCAAGTCATTATCGCCAGGTCTTGACTGGCTGTTGTGTCCCGACTGTCGATACAGTCGCGCGCCGTAGGCGACGGCTGGCTTCAGTCCCTCACATTCCACCTGTCCACGGGGTTGGGCCTCTCCAGCCCCATGGCTTAGGCCATACTGCGGCGTCTGACGACCCTGGCGTTCCACACGGGCTCAGcgatctgtctctccaccgtcAAGGCCTCCCCGGCACCCACGAAGTTCGTGGAGTCCCCGATGGGAACATGCACGTGCCACCCTCTGGTCATCTTGACGCGTTCGCGGGCGCCGAGACAAGAGGTAGAGCAGCAAAtcacctcttctctcccatcGACGACATGGGCGCCGCAGCCTACGGCCCAGTAAACGGCGGACGAGGGGCGACGCTGAGTGACGGGTCTCTACCTGGAAGCGTCGCCTTTGCGTCAAGTGGAGGCGCAGACCCTTCCTACTCGAGTTCCAGCTCGTTCGGGGATGCTTCCAGTTTCGCCTATGGTCTCGGGAGGTCTGCCAGCGGTCTGTGCACCTACGGCCCGGGGGGGGCGGGAAGTGGCGCTGCAACTGTGATTTCGTCTTACGAAGCCACTGCAAAGATGAGCGGCCCCGGATTCTATCAGAACGAGACAGGCATCAGCAGTGGCGGCCCCCTAGTGAGTCGGGACGGTGCCGGGACCCTAGgtggcgagagcgacggccCCCAGCACTTTGCACATAGTGGCAGCGGCGAATTCGACGACTCGCACAGCGACTGCGGCCTAAGTTCCAACGGAAGCTACGGGAGCAGCCCTGCCGAGAGTCCTCGAGCTAGTGGAAGCCGCTCCAGTAGTCGCTGTGAAAAAAACAGCCGACACAGCGGCGATTCCGCTGGCGCCGACCTGGGTCCCGATGATCCGGAACAATTCAACGTTAGCGTCATGACGTGGAACGTCCTTGCTGAACTGTATGGGACGCTCGACGCCTTCCCCCATTGCGACCCCTACATGCTCGCGTGGCCCTACAGGCGACAACGCATTCTGGAAGAGATCCTCGCTCATAATCCAGACGTCGTCTGTCTTCAGGTAACGCCTGGACCTCCGTGTGCGGGGGCGTTGCTCACAAAACGAGATCTCTGGCTGGGAGACGCTGTCTGCGGGATTTGGCTATGTGTCGCTGTTTTTGATCGGGTGAACCGTTGTTTTTCATGTCTGGTGAGGATGCAAACACATTCTTGTTGCCTCTTGCTTGTTTTATTTCCCGTGAACATCTGAGATAATGAAGCCCATTATTGACAGGTGTAGCTTGTGTCCTGCGACGAGGAattctgccttttcttgcACTTCGCCCTACCCCGCGCATCGCAGATGTTTGGCCGTGGGGTCGTCGCATGCTCATTGCTTTTCAGGAGGTCCAAAGTGAACACTTCGAGGACTTCTTCTTGCCCGAGCTGGCTCGCTACGGGTACAACGGGACGTACAAGCAGAAGACTATGGAGGTTTTCACGAGTGGAAGTGGGAAGAAAAGCGGAGGCAAGTTCACGATGGACGGCTGCGCCACGTTTTACCGGAAGTCCAAGTTCACCATCGTGGACCAGTGCGGCCTGGAGTTCAGCCAGCTGATCAAGCAGGCGTCTCGGGAGCAGCTGCCccggcagctgcagcggcaAGCGGTCCGGCGTCTTCTGAAAGACAACGTGGcgcttttgcttcttcttgaggtgaagaacgaaggagacgcgcgtgcagcggcggcggccgAAGAGGCCGAGCGCGGCCGCAACACGGAGACTCGGCGATGCGACGTGAACCggagcagcagcgacagtcgcgcgctttctgcttctgcaacAACGCGGTCTAGGCACGCGTCCACAGAGACATCGTCCCCAAACTCGACTGATCCTGTATCCAGGGGGCGTGAGCAGCAGGCCACAGGGGCCGGTGTCGCGagcggaggcggaggcactCTCGGGTCAAATCGCGCAGAGTCCGAGAACCCGAGAGGGAGCCGAGCTTCCGGGCTGGACAAGGACGCAGAACCTGTTCGGTCCAAGCTGCGGGCGAATGCTCCCGCGTGGGGAGAGACTTCCCGGCTTTTCTTTGACACACTTGCGAGTACCCACGGACGTGCGGGCGGCGCTCCATGGGGGTACGCCGCGGGCTACACCAGTGCGGACGGCAACCCCTCAGCACACCGGAAACTTCTTCTCGTGGCCAACACACACATTGTCGCGAACCCTGAGTCGAATGACGTGAAAATCTGGCAGGCGCAAACCCTGGTTGGGTAAGAAAATGCCAGCAAAGGTGTCCGTCTACGATCGAAAGATGGATGTGGGACTTTCTTCACATAACTGAGGCGTTGTCGATGAGGCACATTTTAGGCAGTTAGACAGTGGCTTCGGTACGTCCGCGTGGTTCCCGTAAGGGAGACGCGTTTGGACAGCGGCTGGGACGAGGGCGCTACAGGGTAGCTAGGAAGAGCCTGGAACTGCCGTGTTCTTCTATTTCTCGACAATCTGTTTTCCGCTGCGGTATACCAAAGCTCGGCGACGCGCGGATGTATCTGAAATGTGGACTATTTCTCAAGTGCCTGGTCAGCAGAGCAAAACCGGAGACCTGCAAGAATGGCAAGTGGGGGAGAGAGCGCATTACATGCAATGAAAGGGTAAGGGTTTTTAAAAGAGCAACCTGCTCCAATTAGAAACCGTTTTGAGTATGTGACAGATTGCTTGTTGGCGTTTTGGGTTGTATTCGCGGCTGTTTCCAGGATGATTGAGAAGTATCTCCTGGCGTTCCGACCTCCAGCGTATCGCGATTCGCCTTGTCTCACGCCGGCCGTCGTTTTATGCGGCGACTTCAACAGCACTCCAGACAGCGCTGTCTACCAGTTGTTAGTGACAGGTCGCTGCGACCGCCACCACATCGACCTCGCTTCCGATCGGCACGGACTCCTTGCTGAACTGAATCTTGGCCACAGTATCCCACTCAAATCCGGCTACGCAGTGGTAAGGACAGACAGAAGTTGTGTCCTACTTCGCAAAGAAGCGTGACGTTTTTCGAGTCACGATGCCATGCCTGGACTTTCAGTTGCCAATGTAAACTCATGTTGAGATCGTTGTGCTCGACGAGTTAATTTTTCAGAGTAAGGCGCTGAAGGACGGCTTGGATCCTCACGACTTCTATGCTCTACGACAGTCGGAGCCCGAGTTTACCAACTACACTGGAAACTACACGGGCTGCTTGGATtaccttttcttctgcgacACCATGCTCAGGGTTCGGGAGATTCTGGAGCCCATCGACAGCAAACAGCTTTTGCGGGTATGTTCCTGGTTCCAGGTTGCCCCGTCGCTGTCGGGCGattatatgtgtatgtggCGAAGGGTTGCTTTTCCATTCCAGGTGAATCAAGTGAACACTGCCGCTTCGGAAAAGGTGCTGCTCTAGTAAAGTTCATCGTTGCGCTCAAAAAAGGCAACCCCACGTTTTCTCTAGGCAACTGATTTTGTTAGATTCTTTTTTTTGTTGTTGTTTTCCCACCACCATAGGTTTTTGGCACATAGCATAGGAATCGCGGGCATTGATAGTTGTGCAAGGCTCGAGCCTGCAAACAGGCGCGATTGAAACGTATAGGACATGGTTGTCAGGGCTCTGATTGACGTGCTTAGCGGGCTCGATAAACTTCGGAATTCTTCAACGGTGCTGCTTGTTGGCGCCGTCCAAACGCAGACTAGCCTCAATAACCGCAGAGGGTTCGCGAATGCATACGTCTATTTCGTGTGTGATGTGAATTCACTTTCAGGAAGCCCGACagctgcagcttctgcatCAAGCCCTGCCGAGTCCTTTGCGGCCGTCAGACCACattccgcttctctgcaaGTTTGAGTGGATACAGTGAACTGAATCTCTCggctgagagagacagtaCTCTTCTAGCACGATGGACGGCCGCTGGGTGGGCATGTTGACACAAAAACATTGTGCCATTGCTTTATTGGGGGGAGAGCGCATCGTGCAGATGCGGCCGCGCTTGCAGTTTGTTGTGATCAGGAGCTGTGATCGGCTAGCCCTCTTCGAGAGTCCGCTCAGAAGCCGGTGTTTCCCGTGTAACACCGTAGTTGGCGTTGTATGTGTGAAGCGGTTGGATACCGGGTCGGCGATCGGCCAAATAGTGCCAGGAAATGAGTGTCGGCAGAAGGATGCTCGGTTGGTGTCCGGGattgcttctttcttcctcggttTTTGCCAGAAAACTGGAAAATAACGGCTGGTGAACAACCCTCTTTTGACGCCTAAGGAAACATTTAATCGTTTCATTGAAGACTCTCGAACCTCAGCAGTGCGCGGGGAcagcaggaaacagagacgttGATGCCGTGAGCAGTTTTTTGACTGTTGGAAGACTCCAGCCCCGAGTGGCAGCTGGTTTCCCTCATCAGTGAGGGGTGCGTGACGTCTCTTCACGATGCATACTAGTCAAGATGCCTGAACTCTCCTGCTTCGTGCTGCATAGACGTGTCGTTCTTATCTGACCACGGTTGCTTCTCTCAAGCGTCTACTCGCAAAAGCATAGCCGCTTGTCAACACACACTAGAACTATCACCGCAGTCGCACTTCATCGAAGCAGCAACATCCCATTTCTCCAAGCGGCAAATGCCTACATGGAGACTTAGGCATTTCCTTCCGCACGCGAAGCAACCTGTCGTCTCAGACGCCTTGCGCACTCGCTCGCTAATTCGAGACTGTGCGACCAAAAACGTAGAAGACAGAATTTCGCTGCGAGTAAGCTGCCAGTCCTTTAAAACAGCTGAGCTACAGAGAGCACAAGAGCTTTAGTCCTTAGTCTCTGTCATGGCAGACCATGGTTTTCGTTACACCGGTTTATGGATATTAGGGGTACGTTTGTATTTGATAAACACAATTGAACACAATTTCATTTGGTTTTGGTCGTCGCtcaaaacagagaaggcacTCATTTGTTGTACATGTTTCAATGAGCACAAGTcggtgttcttctctgcttccgctgGGGCTGGCAAGCTGGCTGTCGAGAGAAACCCCGTCAAAAAAGCGCGAATACTGTACAACTTCCCGGTCTGTCTGTGGTAGCCAGGTCACGTGCCTTTCCCTCTTCCCGGTGCTGCCCCGTCCCTTGGCAGTCCACCTGGAACCTAGCCACACAAGATAGTTCAGTAAATGCACACACTAGAATATGATTCCTCTGACACCATCGGGCGCAACATTTCTGGCAAGCATGCCTGTAAAGCTTGAGTTGTGTGGCTGCTAATGCAGCTGTCGGACAGAACTCAGATAACACCCGCAGGTTATGGAGGCTCTTGCCAGAAATCTTCACCGGTGTAGCGCCAGGCAATTTCAGATATCCGTGTCAGCACATAAATCGGTCCATTCGGCAGCAACGAATGATGGTGGTTCTTGTGAGCACCACAGAAGTGAGCATGGTTCGCCGTTGTGGTGGTCGAAACGATCGTTTAGTCAAGCTCCTCACATCACATGGACTCGCCAAGACTCCAACAGAAGCAACTCGATGCGCTCTTGGACATGAAAAAAATTGCGCTAGTTCAACTACCGTTTGCAAGTAAGACAATGGTCAAGACTCCCTCTATAAGAAAACAACACACGCAACAGAAATCAGCCTCGTTTACTACGTGAACGAGATTCGCTGAGTATCACCAAAAGCTGTATAACGGAGCCATATCTGGCTCTTTCTCCATCAGGTTAATCGTGCTTTTCACTCCTTGAATCCTCTCAGTCACGTCGCGGACGAGCCGAGTGTCCTGGACACAAAGCCATAGAAAATCGAGGCCCATAACTATCATTGTCCACGCATACATAAAAGACAGAAGGTGCTCAGGTGATGAGTTGCACATCAAGCTGCGCAGGATCGCCCTACGCCAAGACCAGAGATATACGTGACTGgtttcccctccttctcaGCTCTCCGATCCTCCGCGCCAAACGTCGAATAATCCTACCGGAGAGCCTCAATGTTGTCCGTCGCCTCAGAATCAAAATTTGTCACATTGAACTTATTCAGAATAAAACAAAGGCGTCTGCAGCTTGCACGGCCCTGTGCCGTTCGACACCTGACACAACCCTGCACTGAGGACGAAGCTGCATTGCGTGCCCAACAGCTTGGCTACTAGCGACACCCGAAAATCGCGAAACGAAAAGACCGATCTACAGTCACGACGAAGGCACCCAGTATCGCCATGGTTCCTCGGTGAGAGCGCATCATAAATGATTGAGCATGCCAGCTTCTCAAGTACATCGGTCCTTCATTCAGGCTGAAAACGTGCCCGTCACGCTGGATATACTAATGCGCTCCTTAGCACGAACGTTGTCCACTTGTACTTGTTCTCTTTCATCGAGCAGTGCGCTTACCTTCACGTCATGCGTCCGGACGACGGTCACCGCGTCTGTGTTTGCAGCACACCAGGCAGCAATTGCTGCTCCTCCCCATCGACGACCTTCGACGGTTTCAGTCGTCGGGGGACCTTTCCTATCTTGCGCGGATTCACCGACACCCCACCCGACCAATCTGTGAAATGAACACAGCAAATCAACGCCTTTTGGGGTCCAACAACCGTGTCCCAACACACGATGCTAGCGACAGGTCACAATCACTTCACTACAACTAAACGTGCCGAACTCATCTACTTCACATGATCGGGAGACTTGTGCCTGGATTCTGTCGATATGTGGATGGCCCATATCCACACCATGCATAAGCCACGGACGGCAGAAAGATCTAGGTGCAATAAAACAACACCCGGCAGAATACTGAGCTGAAACGCCTCAAAATGTCTCAGGCAGTACATTGAGGTTTCCAACTTCTTCGCTTCAAGTGCAGTCGTCGACAAGCTACATGGCTGCCCAATAAGATGTGTTTCTAACATGAATATAAACCATCAGGCCAGCACACTGGAAGTGAAACGTGTGTTCGTGCTCTGAACTCTAATACggacgcgacagaagagcCTGGAGAGCGATGGAGAAAGGCCACCCTGTTGAACCTGCCTACTACACGAAACACCCGGCATATCCACACTGCTGCAGAGATACATTTGGTAACATGCAATCTAAGCAGTTTCAGCAGGAACCTGTGCGTTTAGCGTGGCACCTATCAGCGCCACTGCAATGTTCGTCGTTCAGTTCCTTAAACGACCTCGCGCCCGCCGTTAGGAGACAATGACAACATCTCTTTTGTGTGACAtacctttttctggagaagccgagaagctGGGGAATGCCTGTCGGCAACATCTGCTTGATGCGCTGAACGCCCCGTACCAGCTCGAAGCTCTGCTCAGGATTCTTGGAGATTCCCAAGCCGGGATCCGCGAGAATCCGCCACCTATCCAACATAGCGCCAAAGTCGGAAACAACACCAGTTTCTACCAAAAGCATATGTGTTTCCAGGAGAGTTTAACCAAATCCTCCAGACATACCTCGTTTTCAGTGAAGCCGCAAGCACTAATGTGGCCGGAAAGAAAACACTACACGCACGCTTTCATATGGAAGTGACGTTCAACTGTCACCCGGGTCTAAGTAACAATCAAGAGCAATGTGTACGGCTGAAATGAAAAAAGCTCAATGTTGGTCACTCTGAAAAGTCACCCCCATTGACGTTGCATGTGAGTTACTCCTGCGTTTGATGTAGCTACCCTCGAGTTACAGGGAGGCTACTCGAGTTGACAGACAGCTTATCAAAATGCGTAAAGACGAATTTCATTGCATGTCATCTTCCAGCACTAAGTCTATCACGGCATCTCGCCAACGCAGCTTCCTCCTGGGAATACGCATTTCTCTCCACACTCCTGAAgcttgggaaagaacatcagCTACCTGCCGACGCCGCCTCGCTGAAGAGCCTCGCTCATGCTGGCCAACCACGAACCGACCTCGTGTACCACGTCGTCGTAGTCTGGAGACGCAGGCACAAAAGTGTGTTCAAAAGTGATGGAACGGGCAATCATGAGCTCGTTTTTAGCACGGTCAGGATCCAGACGGGTATTGCATGTTCTTTCCACGAAACAATAGCTAAAACATACTACCGGCTCGGTGTATACCACCTGAAATCGCGACCCCCAGAAACTCGTGAAATTCGACGAATTTTCGCTCTGCAGTTTTTCCACGCCTACCTTGATAACCGTCAAACGTGTCGGGAGTGCCGCG
This genomic interval from Toxoplasma gondii ME49 chromosome VIIb, whole genome shotgun sequence contains the following:
- a CDS encoding endonuclease/exonuclease/phosphatase family protein (encoded by transcript TGME49_259560), with product MTASAFLPVLQRPCVTLVQQPPHTSSSSFVSSSMDGSPARAPIANSASHPLSHSGSIEDSSVTGDLPQGSARQSRESDADGPGSGLPHSRRSLSDQSFCPRRIFAPAVTEPAHTSSGDPRCASDSRDSHLPQHVLPGLADPSSIRIFSGPRGSEDPSLATAAHACTENSPAPDPCSAVHMPASQEAESCSTPASAGCLTPPISVEGPSPGDMADVDTDSSGFRVAAAATSGAIRACSDADSGCAAIKVAPWGSSSEATECSGISGAPGNSKSLDSRECSQEGGTGGRTGDGPTGKGAGANRVYARDHGKKDAASSQAGGTAPATSASPPGGSAPVSGREPSGGAELLRCDLMWIASGNRGGLITPVEGCELHPIVIIRDRQGRVFDDDEESEENPIGKSSQIFFRWMRGPPRAVCTFHPQRTACLQCVVTLRCFCCYDCFRKGYKQLHKFYRTRGLSSILPHPNSHTYGVPCLPFDWNDFDSNRQFDTQHLALLKQAGLVTADGEEESWQPVSTSRNYTPSKADVGHQLRLETLVVDRETLVQLIESSRSQSTRRKSRERREFAGAADKDEGKDGVTVAKDQAGFDSTERQRGAPSSFPDSDQPTQGRNHSPDADGTDGASQHESARRPSTGSVSGDGPPSRRAWTEEKSVAACDQPTSLLKNTEASTAESSAGHEATTSNASARTNSSGAAASVNGGASQDANRFPPQEACCIVLGDQESVDMAEAAAVAWAAASLQDSSHYRQVLTGCCVPTVDTVARRRRRLASVPHIPPVHGVGPLQPHGLGHTAASDDPGVPHGLSDLSLHRQGLPGTHEVRGVPDGNMHVPPSGHLDAFAGAETRGRAANHLFSPIDDMGAAAYGPVNGGRGATLSDGSLPGSVAFASSGGADPSYSSSSSFGDASSFAYGLGRSASGLCTYGPGGAGSGAATVISSYEATAKMSGPGFYQNETGISSGGPLVSRDGAGTLGGESDGPQHFAHSGSGEFDDSHSDCGLSSNGSYGSSPAESPRASGSRSSSRCEKNSRHSGDSAGADLGPDDPEQFNVSVMTWNVLAELYGTLDAFPHCDPYMLAWPYRRQRILEEILAHNPDVVCLQEVQSEHFEDFFLPELARYGYNGTYKQKTMEVFTSGSGKKSGGKFTMDGCATFYRKSKFTIVDQCGLEFSQLIKQASREQLPRQLQRQAVRRLLKDNVALLLLLEVKNEGDARAAAAAEEAERGRNTETRRCDVNRSSSDSRALSASATTRSRHASTETSSPNSTDPVSRGREQQATGAGVASGGGGTLGSNRAESENPRGSRASGLDKDAEPVRSKLRANAPAWGETSRLFFDTLASTHGRAGGAPWGYAAGYTSADGNPSAHRKLLLVANTHIVANPESNDVKIWQAQTLVGMIEKYLLAFRPPAYRDSPCLTPAVVLCGDFNSTPDSAVYQLLVTGRCDRHHIDLASDRHGLLAELNLGHSIPLKSGYAVSKALKDGLDPHDFYALRQSEPEFTNYTGNYTGCLDYLFFCDTMLRVREILEPIDSKQLLREARQLQLLHQALPSPLRPSDHIPLLCKFEWIQ